One genomic region from Streptomyces sp. Li-HN-5-11 encodes:
- a CDS encoding LacI family DNA-binding transcriptional regulator, which translates to MAKGVGKGVTLRDVAARAGVSSRTVSNVVNGYAPVAEATRARVQQAVEELGYRPNVLARNLAAGRSGQIAVVVPYLDTPYFSELLQGIIRAARVQGYNVLIDQTDGDPEHEKLFLTRGSTSLLFDGVIFSPLGLAQADLSVRDASLPLVVLGERVSDGGFDHVGIDDVTASREATEHLIGLGRRRIAAIGDQPYRTGEAAQLRTRGFRLAHERAGLPVREEFVISTPRFNRSDGAAAMAHLLDLEEPPDAVFCYSDLVALGAVRTLVSRGLRVPEDVAVVGYDDIEDGRYSNPSITTISPDKGMIAETAVERLLTRIGSMAPVPGMEIRAPHRLAVRESTVGRQAATAALQLPGRSPQEDGARPAGTEGAEAEPAGT; encoded by the coding sequence ATGGCCAAAGGTGTGGGCAAAGGGGTCACCCTGCGCGACGTGGCCGCCCGTGCGGGCGTCTCCAGCCGCACGGTGTCCAACGTGGTCAACGGCTACGCGCCGGTCGCCGAGGCCACCCGTGCGCGCGTGCAGCAGGCCGTGGAGGAACTCGGCTACCGGCCCAACGTGCTGGCGCGCAACCTCGCCGCCGGGCGCTCGGGCCAGATCGCGGTGGTGGTGCCCTACCTGGACACGCCGTACTTCTCCGAGCTGCTCCAGGGCATCATCCGCGCGGCCCGCGTCCAGGGCTACAACGTCCTGATCGACCAGACGGACGGGGACCCCGAGCACGAGAAGCTGTTCCTCACCCGCGGCTCCACCAGCCTGCTCTTCGACGGCGTCATCTTCAGCCCGCTGGGCCTGGCCCAGGCCGACCTGTCCGTCCGCGACGCGAGCCTGCCCCTGGTCGTCCTCGGCGAGCGGGTCAGCGACGGTGGCTTCGACCACGTCGGCATCGACGACGTCACCGCGTCGCGCGAGGCCACCGAGCACCTCATCGGCCTCGGCCGGCGCCGTATCGCGGCGATCGGCGACCAGCCCTACCGGACCGGCGAGGCGGCGCAACTGCGTACCCGCGGCTTCCGGCTGGCCCACGAGCGGGCGGGGCTGCCCGTCCGCGAGGAGTTCGTCATCTCCACGCCGCGCTTCAACCGCTCCGACGGCGCCGCCGCCATGGCCCACCTCCTCGACCTGGAGGAACCGCCGGACGCCGTCTTCTGCTACAGCGACCTGGTGGCCCTGGGCGCCGTGCGCACCCTGGTCTCACGCGGGCTGCGCGTACCCGAGGACGTCGCCGTGGTCGGCTACGACGACATCGAGGACGGCAGGTACTCCAACCCGTCCATCACCACGATCTCGCCCGACAAGGGGATGATCGCCGAGACGGCCGTCGAGCGGCTGCTCACCCGCATCGGCAGTATGGCCCCCGTGCCCGGCATGGAAATCCGGGCGCCCCACCGCCTGGCGGTCCGCGAGAGCACCGTGGGCCGGCAGGCCGCGACCGCCGCGCTCCAGCTGCCGGGCCGGTCGCCGCAGGAGGACGGCGCCCGCCCGGCGGGAACCGAGGGAGCGGAGGCCGAGCCGGCGGGGACGTGA
- a CDS encoding extracellular solute-binding protein: MSSSRQHPTSGSRRVTRSVRRIATATVATAAATALLAACGSGSGGGGSASSSGPVHIKVWAWYPDFKQVVDQFNKTHKDVQVDWVQAGVGQDEYTKLKTALKAGQGAPDVAMLEFQELPTIELSKGLLDMSKYGANEDRNSYVSWAWDQVSDGDHVYAIPVDGGPMAMMYRADIFQKYHLKVPTTWAEFKQEAAALHKADPNAYLTDFGSDETAGGWRQGLAWQAGSRPYTYSASKLPDIGIKLNDAGAKKVYEYWGDLVKNKLVDTASYATTDFYNGLSSGKYATYIAAGWGPGYLQSVAKKTAGKWRVAPLPQWNAGDNAQGDWGGSTFAVTSQTKHPKEATEVARELFGTSEAAWKIGIDQAYLFPLVTPILNGSYFQDKKYDFFGGQQVNKVFGPAANGIQKFDWSPFQDFAYNTDTTEVGKALQGQTSWSSVNDNVQQQVTSYASKQGFKVSQ; encoded by the coding sequence ATGTCATCCAGCAGACAGCACCCGACAAGCGGCTCGCGTCGCGTGACCCGCTCCGTCCGCCGGATCGCCACCGCCACGGTGGCCACCGCCGCGGCCACCGCGCTTCTCGCGGCGTGTGGTTCCGGCTCCGGCGGGGGCGGCAGCGCCTCGTCCAGCGGCCCGGTGCACATCAAGGTGTGGGCCTGGTACCCGGACTTCAAGCAGGTCGTCGACCAGTTCAACAAGACGCACAAGGACGTCCAGGTCGACTGGGTGCAGGCGGGCGTCGGCCAGGACGAGTACACCAAGCTGAAGACGGCGCTCAAGGCCGGCCAGGGCGCGCCGGACGTGGCCATGCTGGAGTTCCAGGAGCTGCCGACCATCGAGCTCTCCAAGGGCCTGCTCGACATGAGCAAGTACGGCGCCAACGAGGACAGGAACAGCTACGTCTCCTGGGCCTGGGACCAGGTCTCCGACGGCGACCACGTCTACGCGATCCCGGTCGACGGCGGTCCGATGGCGATGATGTACCGGGCCGACATCTTCCAGAAGTACCACCTGAAGGTGCCCACCACCTGGGCGGAGTTCAAGCAGGAGGCCGCCGCGCTGCACAAGGCGGACCCGAACGCCTACCTGACCGACTTCGGCAGCGACGAGACGGCCGGCGGCTGGCGGCAGGGTCTGGCGTGGCAGGCCGGTTCCCGCCCGTACACCTACTCGGCGAGCAAGCTGCCGGACATCGGCATCAAGCTGAACGACGCGGGCGCCAAGAAGGTGTACGAGTACTGGGGCGACCTGGTGAAGAACAAGCTGGTCGACACCGCCTCGTACGCGACCACCGACTTCTACAACGGGCTCAGCAGCGGCAAGTACGCCACCTACATCGCCGCCGGCTGGGGCCCGGGCTACCTGCAGAGCGTGGCCAAGAAGACGGCCGGCAAGTGGCGGGTCGCCCCGCTGCCGCAGTGGAACGCGGGCGACAACGCCCAGGGCGACTGGGGCGGTTCGACCTTCGCGGTCACCTCGCAGACCAAGCACCCGAAGGAGGCCACCGAGGTCGCCCGGGAGCTGTTCGGCACCTCCGAGGCCGCCTGGAAGATCGGTATCGACCAGGCGTACCTGTTCCCGCTGGTCACGCCGATCCTGAACGGGTCGTACTTCCAGGACAAGAAGTACGACTTCTTCGGCGGCCAGCAGGTCAACAAGGTGTTCGGGCCCGCCGCGAACGGCATCCAGAAGTTCGACTGGAGCCCGTTCCAGGACTTCGCCTACAACACCGACACCACCGAGGTCGGCAAGGCCCTCCAGGGACAGACGTCCTGGTCGTCGGTGAACGACAACGTCCAGCAGCAGGTGACCTCCTACGCGTCCAAGCAGGGATTCAAGGTCAGCCAGTAA
- a CDS encoding sugar ABC transporter permease — MSLTGEGTAAPAAPPGERAARRRPAAAPGGSAGPRTGLVTARARHRAMGVFLVTPFTLLFLAFLVAPLGYALWLSLRTSTLVGGDHFSGLANYKQAFTDHQFLGGLARVALFGLVQIPVMTGLALLGALLIDEVSSRLAKLFRMTLFMPYAVPAVIGALMWGFLYSPTFGPVQSIAHALGLGSVDLLGHSLMLTSLGNIVTWQWTGYNMIVLYAALQGLPREVYEAAKLDGANQIQTALRIKVPMISSALVLTLMFTIIGTLQFFTEPRVLRPIASSVITPDYTPNLYAYNLAFQYSEFNYSAAISFALGAVVFVGSYIFLFLTRRRSGLK; from the coding sequence ATGAGCCTGACCGGAGAGGGAACCGCGGCCCCGGCCGCGCCCCCGGGCGAACGGGCGGCCCGGCGCCGTCCTGCCGCGGCGCCCGGCGGCAGCGCGGGCCCGCGCACCGGACTGGTGACCGCCCGGGCGCGGCACCGGGCCATGGGCGTGTTCCTGGTCACCCCGTTCACCCTGCTGTTCCTCGCCTTCCTGGTGGCCCCGCTCGGCTACGCCCTCTGGCTGAGCCTGCGCACCTCCACCCTGGTGGGCGGCGACCACTTCAGCGGGCTCGCCAACTACAAGCAGGCGTTCACCGACCACCAGTTCCTCGGGGGCCTGGCCCGGGTGGCGCTCTTCGGCCTGGTACAGATCCCGGTGATGACCGGGCTGGCGCTGCTCGGGGCGCTGCTCATCGACGAGGTGTCCAGCCGTCTCGCCAAGCTGTTCCGGATGACCCTGTTCATGCCGTACGCCGTGCCCGCGGTGATCGGCGCGCTGATGTGGGGCTTCCTCTACAGCCCGACGTTCGGCCCGGTCCAGTCCATCGCGCACGCCCTGGGCCTCGGCTCGGTCGACCTGCTCGGCCACAGCCTGATGCTGACCTCGCTCGGCAACATCGTGACCTGGCAGTGGACCGGCTACAACATGATCGTCCTGTACGCGGCGCTGCAGGGCCTGCCCCGCGAGGTGTACGAGGCGGCGAAGCTCGACGGTGCGAACCAGATCCAGACGGCCCTGCGCATCAAGGTCCCGATGATCTCCTCGGCCCTGGTCCTCACCCTGATGTTCACCATCATCGGCACCCTGCAGTTCTTCACCGAGCCCCGGGTCCTGAGGCCCATCGCCTCCTCGGTGATCACCCCGGACTACACGCCGAACCTCTACGCCTACAACCTCGCCTTCCAGTACTCGGAGTTCAACTACTCCGCCGCGATCTCCTTCGCCCTCGGAGCGGTGGTCTTCGTCGGCTCCTACATCTTCCTGTTCCTCACACGCCGAAGGAGCGGACTGAAGTGA
- a CDS encoding carbohydrate ABC transporter permease, whose product MTTTAATTAASAAPAVRHRRAKAPARGRITVNAVMVALILYFLLPFWWLLVASTKDNDALFSTAALWFHSPGSFFTNLQQLFTYNDGEYLRWMGNTAIYAGVSGAGATAVATLAGYAFAKYRFPGRNLLFSSLLGAIMVPATALAIPTYLLLSKVQLTDTMWAVILPSLLNPFGVYLVRVYVQESLPDELLEAARVDGAGELRVLFNVALPTLKPALVTVLLFSMVGTWNNFFLPLVMLNNDKLFPLTVGLQSWYQGALIQSGANALFTLVVVGSLVAILPLIVAFLLLQRYWRGGLTVGSLK is encoded by the coding sequence GTGACGACCACCGCTGCCACGACCGCCGCCTCCGCCGCCCCCGCCGTCCGTCACCGGCGCGCCAAGGCACCCGCCAGGGGACGCATCACCGTCAACGCGGTGATGGTGGCGTTGATCCTCTACTTCCTGCTGCCGTTCTGGTGGCTGCTGGTGGCCTCCACCAAGGACAACGACGCGCTGTTCTCCACCGCCGCGCTGTGGTTCCACTCGCCCGGGTCCTTCTTCACCAACCTCCAGCAGCTGTTCACCTACAACGACGGCGAGTACCTGCGCTGGATGGGCAACACCGCCATCTACGCCGGTGTCAGCGGCGCCGGCGCCACCGCGGTGGCCACCCTCGCGGGCTACGCCTTCGCCAAGTACCGCTTCCCGGGCCGCAACCTGCTGTTCTCCAGCCTGCTCGGCGCCATCATGGTGCCCGCCACCGCGCTGGCCATCCCCACCTACCTGCTGCTGAGCAAGGTGCAGCTCACCGACACCATGTGGGCGGTCATCCTGCCCTCCCTGCTCAACCCGTTCGGCGTCTACCTGGTGCGGGTGTACGTCCAGGAGTCCCTGCCGGACGAGCTGCTGGAGGCGGCCCGCGTCGACGGGGCCGGCGAGCTGCGGGTGCTGTTCAACGTCGCCCTGCCGACGCTGAAGCCGGCGCTGGTCACCGTGCTGCTGTTCTCGATGGTCGGCACCTGGAACAACTTCTTCCTGCCGCTGGTGATGCTCAACAACGACAAGCTGTTCCCGCTCACCGTCGGCCTGCAGTCCTGGTACCAGGGGGCGCTCATCCAGTCCGGCGCCAACGCGCTGTTCACGCTGGTCGTCGTGGGCTCGCTGGTGGCGATCCTGCCGCTGATCGTGGCCTTCCTCCTCCTCCAGCGGTACTGGCGCGGCGGTCTGACCGTCGGCAGCCTCAAGTGA
- a CDS encoding alpha-N-arabinofuranosidase, protein MLHASLTVDPAFRVADVSPRTFGSFVEHMGRCVYTGIYEPGHPQADEDGLRRDVLDLVRELGVTTVRYPGGNFVSGFRWEDSVGPVAERPTRLDLAWHSTETNAFGLHEFAGWARKAGVEPMMALNLGTRGVQEALDLLEYCNHPGGTAWSDQRIKNGAPEPFGIRMWCLGNEMDGPWQTGHKTAAEYGRLAAETARAMRMIDPKLELIACGSSSSSMPTFGAWEATVLEEAYDQVDYISCHAYYEELDGDLGSFLASAVDMDRFVESVVATADHVRAKQRRKKRINLSFDEWNVWYNTRFEARGKPAEWAVAPRVIEDEYNVADAVVVGGLLISLLRNSDRVTAACLAQLVNVIAPIRSEAGGPSWRQTTFHPFAQAARHARGTVLRVEPVAPVYETQRFGEVPVVDAVATHVAEADGADELTVFAVNRHQEETVGLTLDLRAFPGYEAVAHSVLNDADIRATNTQDDPDRVRPREAVTAAVTDGRLAAQLPPVSWNVIRLRRAV, encoded by the coding sequence ATGCTGCACGCATCCCTGACCGTCGACCCGGCCTTCCGCGTCGCCGACGTGAGCCCCCGCACCTTCGGCTCGTTCGTCGAGCACATGGGCCGCTGCGTCTACACCGGCATCTACGAGCCCGGCCATCCGCAGGCGGACGAGGACGGCCTGCGCCGGGACGTTCTGGACCTGGTCCGTGAACTGGGCGTGACCACCGTGCGCTACCCCGGCGGCAACTTCGTCTCCGGTTTCCGCTGGGAGGACAGCGTAGGACCGGTGGCCGAGCGTCCCACCCGGCTGGACCTGGCCTGGCACAGCACCGAGACCAACGCCTTCGGCCTGCACGAGTTCGCGGGCTGGGCCCGCAAGGCCGGCGTCGAGCCCATGATGGCGCTCAACCTCGGCACCCGCGGGGTCCAGGAGGCCCTCGACCTGCTGGAGTACTGCAACCACCCCGGCGGCACCGCGTGGTCCGACCAGCGGATCAAGAACGGCGCCCCGGAGCCCTTCGGCATCCGCATGTGGTGCCTGGGCAACGAGATGGACGGCCCCTGGCAGACCGGACACAAGACCGCCGCCGAGTACGGCCGTCTGGCCGCGGAGACCGCCCGCGCCATGCGCATGATCGACCCGAAGCTGGAGCTCATCGCGTGCGGCAGCTCCAGCTCCTCCATGCCGACCTTCGGCGCCTGGGAGGCCACCGTCCTGGAGGAGGCGTACGACCAGGTCGACTACATCTCCTGCCACGCCTACTACGAGGAACTCGACGGCGACCTGGGCAGCTTCCTCGCCTCCGCGGTCGACATGGACCGGTTCGTGGAGTCCGTGGTCGCCACCGCCGACCACGTCCGCGCCAAGCAGCGCAGGAAGAAGCGGATCAACCTCTCCTTCGACGAGTGGAACGTCTGGTACAACACCCGCTTCGAGGCCCGGGGCAAGCCCGCCGAGTGGGCCGTCGCCCCGCGCGTCATCGAGGACGAGTACAACGTCGCGGACGCCGTCGTCGTCGGCGGGCTGCTGATCAGCCTGCTGCGCAACAGCGACCGCGTCACCGCGGCCTGCCTCGCCCAGCTCGTCAACGTCATCGCCCCCATCCGCAGCGAGGCCGGCGGGCCCAGCTGGCGGCAGACCACCTTCCACCCCTTCGCCCAGGCCGCCCGGCACGCCCGGGGGACCGTCCTGCGGGTGGAGCCGGTCGCGCCGGTGTACGAGACGCAGCGCTTCGGCGAGGTCCCGGTCGTCGACGCCGTCGCCACCCACGTCGCGGAGGCGGACGGCGCCGACGAGCTCACCGTCTTCGCGGTCAACCGGCACCAGGAGGAGACCGTCGGACTCACCCTGGACCTGCGGGCGTTCCCCGGCTACGAGGCGGTGGCGCACTCGGTGCTGAACGACGCCGACATCCGCGCCACCAACACCCAGGACGACCCCGACCGGGTGCGCCCGCGCGAGGCCGTCACCGCCGCCGTCACCGACGGCCGACTGGCCGCGCAGCTGCCGCCCGTCTCCTGGAACGTCATCCGGCTGCGCCGCGCCGTCTGA
- a CDS encoding protein kinase domain-containing protein — protein MDTHEADALRRTGALPLRLGDPGRVGPYTPLALLGSGGMGRVYLARPADGGPGLVALKVIRPEYAEDARFRRRFEREASVHAQVRSPHTPRLRGVGFEDELLWMATEYLPGLDLADAVGQGGALPSAAVWRLVAELGRALADLAAKGIVHRDLKPSNVLLSARGAHLIDFGISKATDASAITGTGNRVGTPAYMSPEHLRTGHSDTASDVFSLAGALVYAATGRAPFGDGTGVDVMHRVAFEEPYPEVIGAIAAADAELASLLSACLAKEPEQRPTPRDLIEAGRGHVAGEGWPGPLGGVLLARQRAYEALRSLPSEPATHAGSSQDRPQAAPAAPAAPGEVTPAGRPDVPAEAAVKAGAAGADAGTVPGRLRPGGEHARTRRKALLAGAVVMALCAVAAGVLVLTRQDASATASPPGGGTAAAGTLSGTAAVSRGPAATHGTLVPDGSGPGDGARGSAGAGAGVPVGAGGSASPEAPSSAEAGQAAPHSDPSVPVTAPSDPPAGSTPPTGSSSPEPAAPPWISECTYYAGSGRTVRGDTGKRVVQVQCMLTQRGYNVGPAGVNGRFNAATESAVASFQADKGLNASGIVNRATWSALRETD, from the coding sequence TTGGACACGCACGAGGCCGACGCGCTGCGCCGGACCGGGGCCCTGCCCCTGCGCCTCGGCGACCCGGGGCGCGTCGGTCCTTACACGCCGCTGGCGCTGCTCGGCAGCGGCGGCATGGGACGGGTCTATCTGGCCCGTCCCGCGGACGGCGGCCCCGGCCTGGTCGCGCTGAAGGTGATCAGGCCGGAGTACGCGGAGGACGCCAGGTTCCGGCGCCGGTTCGAGCGTGAGGCGTCGGTGCACGCCCAGGTCCGCAGTCCGCACACGCCGAGACTGCGCGGCGTGGGCTTCGAGGACGAACTGCTGTGGATGGCCACCGAGTACCTTCCGGGACTCGATCTGGCCGACGCGGTGGGCCAGGGCGGCGCCCTGCCCTCGGCCGCGGTCTGGCGTCTGGTGGCGGAGCTCGGCCGGGCGCTCGCCGACCTCGCCGCCAAGGGCATCGTGCACCGGGACCTGAAACCGTCCAACGTCCTGCTGTCCGCGCGGGGCGCGCACCTGATCGACTTCGGCATCTCGAAGGCCACGGACGCGAGCGCGATCACCGGCACGGGCAACCGGGTCGGAACCCCGGCCTACATGTCGCCGGAGCACCTGAGGACGGGCCACAGCGACACGGCCTCGGACGTCTTCTCGCTGGCGGGGGCGCTGGTCTACGCGGCGACGGGGCGTGCTCCGTTCGGCGACGGCACCGGCGTCGACGTCATGCACCGGGTGGCGTTCGAGGAGCCGTATCCCGAGGTGATCGGCGCCATCGCGGCGGCCGACGCGGAACTGGCTTCCTTGCTGTCGGCCTGCCTGGCCAAGGAGCCGGAGCAGCGGCCGACCCCCCGCGACCTGATCGAGGCGGGCCGCGGGCACGTGGCCGGGGAGGGCTGGCCCGGGCCGCTGGGCGGCGTGCTGCTGGCCCGGCAGCGGGCGTACGAGGCCCTGCGCAGCCTTCCTTCCGAACCGGCGACGCATGCCGGGTCGTCCCAGGACCGGCCGCAGGCGGCCCCGGCTGCCCCCGCTGCCCCGGGCGAGGTGACTCCGGCCGGCCGGCCCGACGTGCCCGCGGAGGCGGCGGTGAAGGCGGGAGCGGCGGGCGCCGACGCCGGCACGGTGCCGGGGCGGTTACGTCCCGGGGGAGAGCACGCCCGGACACGGAGGAAGGCGCTGCTGGCCGGCGCGGTGGTCATGGCCCTGTGCGCGGTGGCCGCGGGCGTCCTCGTCCTCACGCGCCAGGACGCCTCCGCCACCGCCTCGCCCCCCGGGGGCGGCACGGCGGCGGCCGGCACGCTGTCCGGCACGGCGGCCGTCTCGCGGGGGCCCGCGGCCACGCACGGCACGCTGGTCCCGGACGGGTCCGGGCCCGGCGACGGCGCCAGGGGTTCGGCCGGGGCCGGGGCGGGGGTCCCCGTCGGTGCGGGCGGGAGCGCGTCCCCCGAGGCGCCGAGCTCCGCCGAAGCCGGCCAGGCCGCTCCCCACAGCGACCCGTCCGTGCCCGTGACCGCGCCGTCCGACCCCCCTGCCGGCAGCACTCCGCCCACCGGCAGCTCCTCCCCGGAACCCGCCGCTCCGCCCTGGATCTCCGAGTGCACCTACTACGCCGGCAGCGGGCGCACGGTGAGGGGGGACACCGGCAAACGCGTCGTCCAGGTGCAGTGCATGCTGACCCAGCGCGGGTACAACGTCGGGCCCGCGGGCGTGAACGGCCGCTTCAACGCCGCGACGGAGTCCGCGGTGGCGAGCTTCCAGGCCGACAAGGGCCTGAACGCCAGCGGCATCGTGAACCGCGCGACCTGGTCCGCACTGCGCGAAACGGACTGA